AGCGCCACGAGGGCGGTGGCCACCTGCCCCCCTCCCTGCCTCGAGAAACCGGTCATCCGGAGCTTCTCCCCCGGCACGGGGTAGCGCGGAACGCAGCACAGGTAATCGATCGCATTCAGCCCGATTCCGACGACGTCGAACATGGCAATCCATTCTATCCCGGGGAAGCGGCGCCTCCATCCGGCAATCTTCGCGAAACGGCGGGTAGGGAAGCGCTGTCTAATGAACAAGGACATCCGGGCGAATCAACCGCATTGCGCAAGGGAGATCACGCATGGGATCCACCGTCGGGAAAGGGATTGGGGGAATCACGATCGCCTTCCTTGCGGGAATGGCCCTGCTGGGGCTCAAGGGAGGAAAGAACATGACCGGGACACCGGCAACGGCATCGTCCGGCGCGGCGGTTCCACCCATCGACGCCTCCGCCCCCACCGTTACGGAGACGGCGACGGTCGCCCTGGGCTGATTCTGGGGACCCGACTCCCGGTTCGGGAGTCTTCCCGGAGTGGTCAGGACCCGCGTCGGTTACGCGGGGGGGACGACGAGGAACCCGACGTATCACAGCCTGGGCAACCACTCCGAATCGGTCGAAGTCGTCTACGACCCGTCCCGGATCTCCTACGAGAAGCTTCTGGAGATCTTCTGGGCGAGCCACGATCCCGCCTCGCGCCCGTGGAGCCGCCAGTACATGGCGGCGATCTTCTACCACGACGAAGGACAGAAACTCGTGGCGGAACGCACGAGGGACCGGGAAGCCCGCAGGATCGGGCGTGCCGTCCACACCGGGATGTTCCCCGCCTCCGTTTTCACCCCGGCAGAGGAGTACCACCAGAAATTCCAGCTCCGGCGTCACCCGGAGCTGATGAAGGGGCTATTGGCCGCATACCCCGACCCCAAGGACCTCGTCTCCTCCACCGCGGCGGCGCGGCTCAACGGGTACCTGGGGGGCCACGGGACCTACGCGGGGCTTACGGCCGAGATCGACGGATTCGGGCTTGCCCCGGAGGGAAGAAAAACGTTGCTGGCCATCGTCCGGGGGAACGACTCCCGGAACGGGCGGGGAATGGAAACCGGGGCCGCCTGTCCGAGGGACTGACCTCCCGGTCGTGGCGGGATCGGGATATATTGAAAACGTAGACGGGGACCATGGGAAGAGTACGGCAACGGCGCGGACCAACCCCATGTACAGGAGGTGCCCCATGGAACTTCGGCTAACGGGACCCGAAACAAAGTTGATGAAGGAAATCCTGCACGCGGACCTTTCGGACCTCCTCATGGAGATCGCGCGGACGGACAGCCGTGCGATGCGAGAGGGGCTGAAAAACAGGGAGGCGCTCCTCAGGGGGATTGTGGACCGTCTCGAAGTCCCGGTCGTCCAGGCGTCCTGAAAGGCTGCCCGGTCCGCCACGAGAAAGGCGCGAGGGGATAAACGAGGCCTTTTTCTGCGGGGCGCCTTCCCGGGAAGACGCCCCGCACATTCCGCAAGACCTCTTACCCGCGAATATTCGCCAGTCTTTCCTTTTGCCTGACCAGCATTTCCTCGCCCGCTTCGAGGGTGTCTTGAAGACCCCGCTTCGCGTCGTGCGCCATCTCCTTCCCCTTTTCGCGCAATTCCCCGGCACTCTGTTCCAGACCGTCGACCAGGCCGGACACGTCGTCGGAGAAATCGCGCGCCGCCCGTCTCACCCGGCGCCCCACCTTCCTGGCGGTCAGCGAGATTTCCCTGCGTGTTCTTTCCCCCGAATGCGGGGCGAACAGAAGGGCGATCCCCGCCCCGATCATCGCCCCTACGACCAGTGTGAGGATCCCCACGACCTTGCCATTGTTTCGCACCGACATGGTGTGCCTCCTTCCCCCGTCTTCCTGTTTCCCATGCGATGCTTTTCGGGGACGAAACGATGCCGTGGGCGGGGACACTCCTCAACGCTGGGGGGGACACTTCTCCACTGATGTCAAGTGGCCGCGGGTATCGCTCCGCAGCCTCGGAGGGGGGCTCCGCTCGTGGCTCGCCGTGCGGGGAACCTGCACGGCTGCGCTTAACCTCGCTGCGCCCCTCCTCCTTCGGCTTGCTGCGCCGGCAACCGGGGACCCTAGGCGATGCGGGGGGGTCGACGAGGCGGCCTGTGGAGCGAGGAGGGAATCGCGTCGAGCGGAACCGGCAGCGAGCGGGCGCAAGGTCGCGAGCATTTGA
This sequence is a window from Candidatus Deferrimicrobiaceae bacterium. Protein-coding genes within it:
- a CDS encoding YtxH domain-containing protein; protein product: MSVRNNGKVVGILTLVVGAMIGAGIALLFAPHSGERTRREISLTARKVGRRVRRAARDFSDDVSGLVDGLEQSAGELREKGKEMAHDAKRGLQDTLEAGEEMLVRQKERLANIRG